From Primulina tabacum isolate GXHZ01 chromosome 2, ASM2559414v2, whole genome shotgun sequence, one genomic window encodes:
- the LOC142537397 gene encoding transcription factor MYB36-like — translation MGRAPCCDKANVKKGPWSPEEDATLKAYIDKHGTGGNWIALPQKIGIKRCGKSCRLRWLNYLRPNIKHGGFTEEEDNIICSLYISIGSRWSIIAAQLPGRTDNDIKNYWNTRLKKKLLGRSKNSAANQSLSISDQDPSKDHTNSGEESTYSLENLSNSALERLQLHIQLQSLQNPFSFYNNPSLWPKMNHLQQKMIQTLHSLDENQNIIGPQASAITSLDHDYHCLMSNLKTTNEGLVKNTTFKSPESNFQDSNPIMGQMDSTGIDQSGGSGFTQGEMDELLSIKVSNFLATDQSAQVPEFDCFKQMDISKENFAWWGNEFEANSASSNSWDSGNMLNQSGEIMYQDYGLGYNMQ, via the exons ATGGGGAGAGCACCTTGTTGTGACAAAGCTAATGTGAAGAAAGGACCATGGTCTCCTGAAGAAGATGCGACACTCAAAGCTTATATTGACAAGCATGGGACTGGTGGAAATTGGATTGCTCTTCCTCAGAAAATCG GGATTAAGAGATGTGGGAAGAGCTGCAGATTAAGATGGCTGAATTATTTGAGGCCGAATATTAAGCATGGTGGATTTACTGAAGAAGAAGATAATATCATTTGTAGCCTATATATAAGTATAGGCAGCAG GTGGTCAATCATTGCAGCACAGCTGCCTGGAAGGACAGACAATGACATCAAAAACTACTGGAACACGAGGTTGAAGAAGAAATTGCTGGGAAGGAGTAAAAATTCGGCTGCGAATCAAAGTTTATCGATCTCCGATCAAGATCCTTCAAAAGATCACACGAATAGTGGAGAAGAGAGCACCTACAGTTTAGAAAACCTAAGCAATTCAGCCTTGGAAAGGCTTCAGCTTCATATCCAGCTTCAAAGCCTTCAAAATCCATTCTCGTTTTACAATAACCCATCACTTTGGCCTAAAATGAATCATCTGCAGCAAAAAATGATCCAAACCCTTCATTCTTTGGATGAAAATCAAAACATTATCGGCCCTCAAGCTTCTGCTATCACTAGTCTTGATCACGACTATCACTGTTTAATGAGCAATTTAAAGACTACAAACGAAGGACTTGTTAAGAATACTACTTTCAAAAGTCCAGAAAGCAATTTTCAAGACTCAAATCCGATAATGGGGCAAATGGACAGCACAGGAATTGATCAGTCGGGTGGTTCAGGTttcactcaaggagaaatggaTGAATTACTGAGTATCAAAGTTTCCAACTTTCTTGCAACAGATCAGAGTGCTCAGGTTCCTGAATTTGATTGTTTCAAACAAATGGATATATCGAAGGAGAATTTCGCATGGTGGGGCAATGAATTTGAGGCAAATTCAGCTTCTTCAAACTCGTGGGATTCCGGAAATATGCTTAATCAATCTGGAGAAATAATGTATCAAGATTATGGATTAGGATACAATATGCAGTGA
- the LOC142530539 gene encoding LOW QUALITY PROTEIN: RAF-like serine/threonine-protein kinase 24 (The sequence of the model RefSeq protein was modified relative to this genomic sequence to represent the inferred CDS: deleted 2 bases in 1 codon): MVTAGSTPSSNDDIPRVKFLCSFSGSILPRPQDGKLRYVGGETRIVNVPRNITYEELMEKMRELLEGAALLKYQQPDEDLDALVSVVNDDDVTNMMEEYDKLGSRDGFTRLRIFLFLHNDQDGSLHFGDGDERDNERRYVDALNNLNESPEFRKQPEESLVVGAFDDGHTAEQFFNQMNLEGSFLGQRNMDLPIAQMNLRRLTIPHLGSGQPQQSIAQRYNEMEAPWSPGYYSPRHPGNIDQRQFAEFPSSPSSRCRTPYGDFPDRIYSEDYSRAPVNTQFIYEQPPQYSDNVVLIPTGSAVNEKDGFPGNILQGSSTYEGNSICENCRMNFPKSKVYPESSRKASEQSHLRLLTWEMGIFRSLILAQSALQTGKCTCCRMQICTLCIKMILDSCILRPIIMKEDGFHHISQILGPRNRDRIYLLLELADGYTIENGVNILHGHGNVCDGHHVQSSYIHHDDQRYARSEVEYGCQLFQDHAVASGSHIHLPCADGIRYVKPAYRYGDDNLHPAPQCHIPSQALWRNGVPSYDASVSHQLLNGSVGTGFIRGTVEGSPRVQAFLENQNLWADSSQKIAGFNGSHMPEYFNLQSVKLTPSMYTVENPHQYGLEPVQSTAELTKFGTSNGPFPKSDPAFLADDKSIPVAAASIDCRNDTDITKESNHAGAGETSVTCGIMDRNSNGLASYASIKSNVPEPTVENGGAATVDATRVSFPEESLHVQLEVLPELTACVEEAALQSMKEMKSQIQDDEGLGVEHKVVANEHTQKDADGVDTNTELEAEFDNENVYNSKIEPTKAEAEAIDQGLQTIKSEDLEEIRELGSGTYGAVYHGKWKGSDVAIKRIKASCFAGKPSERERLIADFWKEALILSSLHHPNVVSFYGVVRDGEDGSLATVTEFMINGSLKQFLQKKDRTIDRRKRLIIAMDAAFGMEYLHGKNIVHFDLKCENLLVNMRDPHRPVCKIGDLGLSKVKQHTLVSGGVRGTLPWMAPELLSGKSNMVTEKIDVYSFGIVMWELLTGDEPYADMHCASIIGGIVNNTLRPQIPTWCDPEWKSLMESCWASDPAQRPSFSEISQKLRNMAAAMNLK; encoded by the exons ATGGTGACTGCTGGCTCCACCCCGAGCTCTAATGATGACATTCCACGTGTTAAATTCTTGTGTAGCTTTTCGGGTAGTATATTGCCACGACCCCAAGATGGTAAACTTAGATATGTCGGAGGTGAGACACGTATTGTGAACGTCCCGCGTAATATAACTTATGAAGAACTCATGGAGAAAATGAGGGAGCTTTTGGAAGGTGCGGCTTTGTTGAAATACCAACAGCCAGATGAGGATCTTGATGCCTTGGTATCTGTTGTCAACGATGATGATGTCACAAATATGATGGAGGAGTACGACAAGTTAGGATCCAGGGACGGGTTTACCAGGTTGaggatatttttgtttttgcatAATGATCAGGATGGTTCATTGCATTTTGGTGATGGAGATGAAAGGGATAATGAGAGGAGGTATGTGGATGCTTTGAACAACCTTAACGAATCTCCCGAATTTAGAAAGCAGCCTGAGGAGTCTTTGGTAGTGGGGGCTTTTGACGATGGCCATACAGCTGAACAGTTCTTTAATCAGATGAATCTAGAGGGTAGCTTCCTTGGTCAAAGAAACATGGACTTGCCAATCGCTCAGATGAATTTACGGCGCCTAACGATACCTCATTTGGGTTCGGGCCAACCTCAACAATCGATAGCTCAAAGATATAACGAGATGGAGGCACCATGGAGTCCTGGTTACTATTCCCCAAGGCATCCTGGAAACATAGATCAGAGACAATTTGCAGAGTTTCCAAGTTCGCCTTCCTCTCGCTGTCGAACGCCATATGGAGACTTTCCTGACAGAATTTATTCTGAGGACTACAGTCGGGCTCCGGTCAATACTCAATTCATTTATGAACAACCTCCACAGTATTCAGACAATGTAGTGTTAATTCCTACCGGATCTGCTGTCAATGAGAAGGATGGATTTCCTGGTAACATACTCCAAGGGTCCAGCACCTATGAAGGAAACAGTATTTGTGAGAATTGCAGGATGAATTTTCCAAAAAGTAAAGTTTATCCTGAATCTTCTAGGAAGGCCAGTGAACAGTCACATCTGAGACTCCTAACCTGGGAAATGGGTATATTCAGGTCCCTAATTCTTGCTCAGAGTGCCCTCCAAACCGGGAAGTGTACATGTTGTCGGATGCAAATATGCACCCTGTGTATCAAAATGATCCTCGATTCGTGCATCCTAAGACCCATAATCATGAAAGAGGATGGGTTTCACCACATCAGTCAAATCCTTGGGCCGAGGAATCGAGACCGCATATATCTGTTGCTGGAA TTGGCTGATGGCTACACTATTGAAAATGGTGTGAATATCCTCCATGGTCATGGTAATGTATGTGATGGACACCATGTGCAATCATCTTACATCCATCATGATGATCAACGATATGCTCGGTCCGAGGTAGAGTATGGTTGTCAACTGTTTCAGGACCATGCTGTGGCAAGTGGATCACATATTCATCTGCCATGTGCTGACGGAATTCGCTATGTAAAGCCTGCCTATAGATATGGGGATGATAATCTCCACCCGGCACCGCAATGTCACATTCCTTCACAAGCTCTATGGAGAAATGGAGTTCCCTCCTATGACGCATCAGTCTCACATCAGCTCTTGAATGGCTCCGTTGGTACTGGATTCATCCGAGGTACAGTGGAGGGTAGTCCCAGAGTTCAAGCTTTTTTAGAGAATCAGAATCTTTGGGCTGACTCATCCCAAAAAATCGCGGGCTTCAATGGGTCTCACATGCCAGAATATTTTAATCTCCAATCTGTGAAATTGACACCTAGTATGTACACTGTGGAGAATCCTCATCAATATGGTCTGGAACCCGTCCAATCAACAGCTGAGCTGACTAAGTTTGGTACTTCCAACGGCCCTTTTCCGAAGTCTGACCCAGCATTTCTAGCAGATGATAAATCAATTCCTGTTGCTGCTGCTAGTATAGATTGTAGAAACGATACAGATATTACCAAAGAATCAAATCATGCAGGAGCAGGAGAAACTTCTGTTACGTGTGGTATTATGGACAGGAATTCCAATGGTTTAGCATCTTATGCAtccattaaatcaaatgttccGGAACCCACTGTAGAAAATGGTGGGGCTGCGACGGTAGATGCAACCAGAGTTAGTTTTCCTGAGGAGTCTTTACATGTCCAGTTGGAAGTCTTGCCGGAGTTAACTGCATGTGTAGAAGAGGCGGCCTTGCAAAGTATGAAGGAGATGAAGTCTCAAATTCAAGATGATGAGGGTTTGGGGGTCGAGCATAAAGTAGTTGCAAATGAACATACTCAAAAGGATGCAGATGGAGTT GACACCAATACAGAATTGGAGGCAGAATTCGataatgaaaatgtttacaactCCAAGATAGAGCCGACAAAAGCTGAGGCGGAAGCGATAGATCAAGGATTACAG ACAATAAAAAGTGAAGATCTGGAGGAGATCCGGGAGTTAGGTTCTGGGACATATGGTGCAGTGTATCATGGCAAATGGAAGGGCTCGGATGTAGCAATAAAAAGAATAAAAGCCAGCTGCTTTGCTGGAAAGCCTTCTGAAAGGGAACGACTA ATTGCTGATTTCTGGAAGGAGGCGCTGATATTAAGTTCATTGCACCATCCAAATGTTGTCTCTTTTTACGGTGTAGTTCGTGATGGTGAAGATGGATCTTTAGCAACAGTGACCGAGTTCATGATTAATGGATCTCTTAAACAATTTTTGCAGAAGAAAGACAG AACAATCGATAGACGCAAAAGACTAATAATAGCAATGGATGCTGCATTTGGTATGGAGTACTTGCACGGAAAGAATATCGTTCATTTTGACTTAAAATGTGAGAATTTGCTGGTAAATATGAGAGACCCTCATCGTCCAGTTTGCAAG ATTGGGGATCTCGGCTTATCAAAGGTGAAACAACACACTTTAGTGTCCGGAGGTGTTCGTGGGACATTACCATGGATGGCACCCGAACTCTTGAGTGGGAAGAGCAACATGGTAACTGAGAAG ATCGACGTGTACTCATTTGGGATTGTCATGTGGGAATTGCTGACTGGTGATGAACCCTATGCAGATATGCACTGTGCTTCTATAATTG GAGGGATCGTGAACAACACATTGCGGCCACAAATCCCAACATGGTGCGACCCCGAATGGAAGTCATTGATGGAAAGTTGTTGGGCATCTGATCCGGCACAGAGGCCATCGTTTTCAGAAATTTCGCAGAAATTAAGAAACATGGCCGCAgcaatgaatttgaaataa